A portion of the Pseudopipra pipra isolate bDixPip1 chromosome 1, bDixPip1.hap1, whole genome shotgun sequence genome contains these proteins:
- the ABRA gene encoding actin-binding Rho-activating protein: MAADSSMAPEEKPSAAPVKRAVHKIRMASQVFSLARGWQQWASDHHVKQEQEPSGWAPTAEGSSAQPVQESSFKKWQIPSVKRDQEKGDEKSSVTIRDAEKNSRESDEALKMFNIKSKEVTKTVVSKAYERGGGVSLLSERYENNNSSSEMTKLKEESSAIDKILSGKLSPTIRRKCSTVVSDLTKGWEHMEQEDKEGSKKELLLKCRDDSLDAQDSGYGEAEEKLEQEDSDREVTAVRIKRPVPSLTSKLSEEARANSRRKDSAVHSLKDKWQEWADQHIITQKLNPFSEGFDHELAMSTRLHKGDEGYGRPKEGTKTAERAKRAEAHIHREIRDMCFIIESMARPRPDGKIQVTFGELFERYVRISDKVVGILMRARKHGLVDFEGEMLWQGRDDNVIITLLK; this comes from the exons ATGGCAGCAGACAGCAGCATGGCTCCCGAAGAAAAGCCGAGCGCTGCTCCTGTGAAAAGGGCTGTCCACAAGATCCGAATGGCCAGCCAAGTCTTCAGCTTGGCGCGAGGTTGGCAGCAGTGGGCATCTGACCACCATGTAAAGCAAGAGCAAGAGCCCTCTGGATGGGCCCCTACTGCAGAAGGCTCATCAGCTCAGCCTGTACAAGAAAGTTCCTTCAAAAAATGGCAAATTCCATCTGTCAAGAGGGACCAAGAAAAAGGTGATGAAAAATCCTCAGTGACAATAagagatgctgaaaaaaattcaaggGAATCAGATGAAGCCCTCAAAATGTTCAACATTAAAAGCAAAGAGGTGACCAAAACCGTTGTCAGCAAAGCCTACGAACGAGGAGGTGGTGTCAGCCTCCTCAGTGAAAGATATGAGAATAACAACAGCAGCTCAGAGATGACCAAGCTCAAAGAAGAATCAAGTGCTATTGACAAAATTCTTAGTGGCAAATTATCTCCAACCATAAGGAGAAAGTGTTCAACTGTGGTATCAGATCTGACCAAGGGCTGGGAACATATGGAACAAGAGGACAAAGAGGGATCTAAGAAAGAACTGCTACTTAAGTGTCGTGATGACAGCCTGGATGCCCAGGACAGTGGCTATGGGGAGGCAGAAGAAAAACTTGAGCAGGAAGACAGTGACCGAGAGGTGACGGCTGTGAGGATTAAACGTCCTGTACCATCTCT CACAAGCAAACTGAGCGAAGAGGCCCGAGCCAACTCCCGCAGGAAAGACAGCGCCGTTCACAGCCTGAAGGACAAGTGGCAGGAATGGGCCGACCAGCACATCATAACGCAGAAGCTGAACCCCTTCAGCGAGGGATTTGATCACGAGCTGGCCATGTCCACGCGCCTGCACAAAGGAGATGAAGGATATGGCCGTCCAAAGGAAGGAACCAAAACCGCTGAAAGAGCCAAGAGAGCCGAGGCCCATATCCATCGGGAGATCAGGGACATGTGCTTCATCATCGAATCAATGGCTAGGCCACGGCCTGATGGCAAGATCCAAGTTACTTTTGGGGAACTCTTTGAGAGATATGTTCGTATTTCAGATAAGGTTGTTGGAATTCTGATGAGAGCCAGGAAACATGGGCTGGTGGACTTTGAGGGAGAAATGTTATGGCAAGGAAGGGATGATAATGtcataattactttattaaaatAA